The Desulfovibrio sp. genome includes a region encoding these proteins:
- a CDS encoding BamA/TamA family outer membrane protein: MIFNLGKPRPQGAYCLTLLRALAVLVLLLCAGGCGLLARAPAEEPQPAPPGLETAWQGKPVPYKVRIKVQDGPDSLAGQMKASSQLVQLAKEPPDSLLALERRARADTASAQSLLHSQGYYDGLASVQIDKDASPVVVDLVLSPGKRYSLGRADVYYDPEPDIPQFFRNRQREVGFWGLQTEPVPPPSFPTVLPGVAIGKPIAADDLLAAVDALPESLRRQGYPLAAVADTSYTLDREARKLNADILVRPGPPALMGRIEVRGAKEVNAEYVQRLAPWNVGEEPWDSDMVEDYANKLRGLGLFRSVQVKPLEENLAWGAGRESASVLPLEVTVAEAPFHSVGASARYDTDTGLGVEGMWENRNVFGNGEKLTLTAPLATETQGLKAVFEKPAFMAREQKLLVTGSTLREDTSAYEKIAGSGSGDIERRLSRQWWGSAGLGGESGSIKDNEQDPKGYGFFGPRVGLRRDTRNNILNPSDGSELAVKVKPYTGFYGESFNVMTGVVSASGYYAPFRKDGLPDDKLVLAGRVEAGGLAGAGLRTIPASLRYYTGGAGSVRGYAYQSLGPRDHKDEPLGGRSYQVVNLEARYKITEDVGIVPFLDGGMVYRDELPRIIGDMNWGAGLGLRYYTPIGPVRLDVGFPLQPIDGDPPVQIYVSIGQSF, translated from the coding sequence ATGATTTTTAACCTTGGCAAACCAAGGCCCCAAGGGGCGTACTGTCTTACCCTGCTGCGAGCGCTCGCAGTCTTGGTGTTGCTGCTGTGCGCCGGGGGCTGCGGTTTGCTGGCCCGCGCGCCTGCGGAAGAACCGCAGCCAGCGCCGCCGGGGCTGGAAACGGCGTGGCAGGGCAAGCCAGTGCCGTACAAGGTGCGCATCAAGGTGCAGGATGGCCCGGATTCTCTGGCAGGGCAGATGAAGGCTTCAAGCCAGCTTGTGCAGCTTGCCAAGGAGCCGCCAGACAGCCTGCTGGCACTTGAAAGGCGCGCCAGAGCCGACACCGCCAGCGCGCAAAGCCTGCTGCACTCCCAAGGCTATTATGACGGCCTTGCTTCCGTTCAAATAGACAAGGACGCCTCGCCCGTTGTTGTCGACCTCGTTCTTTCGCCGGGCAAGCGCTACAGCCTTGGCCGCGCCGATGTGTATTACGACCCGGAACCTGACATCCCGCAGTTTTTTCGCAACCGGCAGCGTGAGGTGGGCTTTTGGGGGCTGCAAACGGAACCCGTGCCCCCGCCGTCCTTCCCCACGGTTTTGCCCGGCGTAGCCATTGGCAAGCCTATTGCCGCCGATGACCTGCTCGCGGCGGTGGATGCCCTGCCAGAATCCTTGCGGCGGCAGGGCTATCCCCTGGCCGCAGTGGCGGATACCAGCTACACCCTTGACCGCGAGGCCCGCAAACTCAATGCCGATATCCTGGTGCGGCCCGGCCCTCCGGCGCTCATGGGCCGCATCGAAGTGCGCGGAGCAAAGGAAGTGAACGCCGAATACGTACAGCGGCTCGCCCCCTGGAATGTGGGCGAGGAACCGTGGGATTCGGACATGGTGGAAGACTACGCCAACAAGCTGCGCGGTCTGGGCCTGTTCCGCTCCGTGCAGGTCAAACCACTGGAAGAAAATCTCGCCTGGGGCGCAGGGCGCGAAAGCGCCTCCGTGCTGCCATTGGAAGTGACCGTGGCGGAAGCGCCCTTCCATTCGGTGGGGGCCAGCGCCCGGTATGATACGGATACGGGCCTCGGTGTGGAAGGCATGTGGGAGAACCGCAATGTCTTCGGCAATGGTGAAAAGCTCACGCTCACGGCACCTCTGGCTACGGAAACGCAGGGCCTCAAGGCTGTGTTTGAAAAGCCTGCCTTTATGGCCAGGGAGCAGAAACTGCTCGTCACAGGCTCCACCCTGCGGGAAGATACCAGCGCCTACGAAAAAATTGCGGGCAGCGGTTCCGGCGACATCGAGCGGCGGCTTTCGCGCCAGTGGTGGGGCAGCGCAGGGCTTGGGGGCGAAAGCGGCTCCATCAAGGATAACGAGCAGGATCCCAAGGGCTACGGATTCTTTGGCCCACGCGTGGGGCTGCGGCGCGACACGCGCAACAATATCCTCAATCCTTCCGACGGCTCGGAGCTTGCGGTCAAGGTCAAGCCCTACACGGGTTTTTACGGCGAATCGTTCAACGTCATGACAGGCGTTGTTTCCGCCAGCGGCTACTACGCCCCTTTCCGCAAGGACGGCCTGCCGGACGACAAGCTTGTGCTGGCGGGCAGGGTCGAGGCCGGGGGGCTTGCTGGCGCAGGGCTGCGCACCATTCCCGCCAGTTTGCGCTACTACACGGGCGGGGCGGGTTCTGTGCGCGGCTATGCCTATCAGTCGCTCGGCCCGCGTGACCACAAGGACGAGCCGCTGGGGGGGCGTTCCTATCAGGTGGTCAATCTTGAGGCGCGCTATAAAATTACCGAGGATGTGGGCATTGTGCCTTTTCTGGATGGCGGCATGGTCTACAGGGACGAGCTGCCGCGCATCATCGGCGACATGAACTGGGGTGCTGGCCTTGGCCTGCGGTACTATACGCCCATCGGCCCTGTGCGGCTGGATGTGGGCTTTCCCTTGCAGCCCATTGACGGCGATCCCCCGGTGCAGATTTACGTCAGCATAGGACAGTCTTTCTGA
- a CDS encoding DsrE family protein, protein MNYDLCLHMDSKDPAILRLVLRNAANYIKALPEERFQLVVVANGPAVTQFVKGNEEFRAIAAPLQDQGLRILLCANALADNKIDHADIWPGCDVVPAGLVEIVRLQREGFAYIKP, encoded by the coding sequence ATGAATTACGATCTCTGCCTGCACATGGACAGCAAGGACCCCGCCATTCTGCGCCTTGTTCTTCGTAATGCGGCCAACTATATCAAAGCCCTGCCCGAAGAACGCTTTCAGCTTGTGGTTGTAGCCAACGGCCCGGCCGTCACCCAGTTCGTCAAGGGCAATGAAGAATTCCGCGCCATTGCGGCCCCCTTGCAGGATCAGGGTCTGCGCATTCTGCTGTGCGCCAATGCCCTGGCCGACAACAAGATCGACCATGCCGACATCTGGCCCGGCTGCGATGTTGTGCCCGCCGGTCTTGTGGAAATTGTGCGCCTGCAACGCGAAGGTTTCGCCTACATCAAGCCCTAG
- a CDS encoding cache domain-containing protein, whose amino-acid sequence MFSQLERQWTWIALTGKINCNAIAATLFDFIFKTRDTFGLLRQDMTSMLGEKLLEKAVREMSPVAQVVMDIIKRNLYERTADVSFLATDGEIVGFLQSGACDVPTLRARLAAYRSKYSVYRDILVLDPQGRVCVQLDTKRPVSASNDPLVRQTLGAREFVETFRPTDLAPDGRSALVYSHAIRAEGVADPLGVLCLVFDMDGETADLFAGMARFAQDMVILLLDEKGQAFASSDTRMVPTGRTFARTPEDSFAVTSHASKATLAVSRPSEGYQGYEGQAWQTHVLRNAQSAFASKAAEGIDVALVRREAGFSAQLTSIEEQAGDVMGDLTLAALNGQIMAARQSGNAREDERHAAQALPPILDAVRKMGIEMEHEFHYFTDGLLKTVTASRLNDASFLASITVEIMDRNLYERANDCRWWALTPDFRRILAQPSVSRGDLSRLEDILEYINSYYTVYSNLFLYDARGTVVACSQVGERSLYGQQIGEEYVRRTLSLKDSDDFSVSPFRATELYHPKGAAQPTYVYSAPVFAPQGGQAVGGIGIVFDSLPQFADMLGDTLPKNGDGKVIAGAASFFAEAGGTLVAASEPHMLPGESCELRPQWVALGQGECTSQLESVDGVLYAVGCARSRGYREYKRDGRYANDVLCVVRLPI is encoded by the coding sequence TCTCAACTGGAACGGCAATGGACGTGGATCGCCCTCACGGGCAAGATCAACTGCAACGCCATTGCCGCCACCCTCTTTGATTTTATCTTCAAGACCCGCGATACGTTTGGCCTGCTGAGGCAGGACATGACCAGCATGCTGGGCGAAAAGCTGCTTGAAAAAGCCGTGCGCGAAATGTCGCCCGTAGCCCAGGTGGTTATGGATATCATCAAGCGCAATCTTTATGAGCGCACTGCGGACGTGAGCTTTCTGGCAACAGATGGCGAAATTGTGGGCTTTTTGCAGAGCGGCGCATGCGATGTGCCCACGTTGCGCGCCCGGCTAGCGGCCTACCGCTCCAAATACAGCGTGTACCGCGACATTCTGGTGCTTGATCCGCAGGGGCGGGTGTGCGTGCAGCTTGATACCAAAAGGCCTGTGAGCGCCTCAAACGATCCGCTGGTCAGGCAGACTCTGGGCGCGCGGGAATTTGTGGAAACATTTCGGCCCACAGATCTCGCCCCCGATGGCAGGTCGGCCCTTGTATATTCCCATGCCATCCGGGCCGAAGGCGTCGCCGACCCTCTGGGTGTGCTCTGCCTTGTCTTTGATATGGATGGAGAAACCGCTGACCTCTTTGCGGGCATGGCGCGTTTTGCGCAGGATATGGTCATTCTGCTGCTGGACGAAAAAGGCCAGGCCTTTGCCAGCAGTGATACGCGCATGGTTCCCACTGGGCGCACCTTTGCCCGCACCCCGGAGGATAGCTTTGCCGTGACAAGCCATGCCAGCAAGGCAACCTTGGCGGTCTCGCGTCCTTCAGAAGGGTATCAGGGCTATGAGGGGCAGGCATGGCAAACCCACGTACTGCGCAACGCGCAAAGCGCTTTTGCCAGCAAGGCGGCAGAAGGGATTGATGTTGCCCTCGTGCGGCGGGAGGCGGGATTTTCCGCCCAGTTGACCAGCATTGAAGAACAGGCTGGCGATGTTATGGGCGACCTGACGCTGGCGGCGCTCAACGGGCAGATTATGGCCGCCCGTCAAAGCGGCAACGCGCGGGAAGACGAGCGTCATGCCGCCCAGGCCCTGCCGCCCATATTGGATGCCGTGCGTAAAATGGGCATCGAAATGGAGCATGAGTTCCATTATTTCACCGATGGCCTGCTGAAAACGGTCACGGCCTCGCGTTTGAACGATGCCTCGTTTCTGGCATCCATCACCGTGGAAATAATGGATCGTAACCTGTATGAGCGGGCCAACGACTGCCGCTGGTGGGCGCTGACGCCGGATTTTCGGCGTATCCTTGCGCAGCCGTCCGTCAGCAGGGGCGACCTCTCCCGACTTGAAGATATTCTGGAGTACATCAACAGCTATTATACGGTGTACTCCAACCTGTTTCTCTACGATGCGCGCGGAACCGTTGTGGCCTGTTCGCAGGTTGGGGAGCGCAGCCTTTACGGGCAGCAGATAGGCGAAGAGTATGTGCGCCGTACGTTGTCGCTCAAGGATTCGGACGATTTTTCCGTCTCGCCTTTTCGCGCCACAGAGCTGTATCACCCCAAGGGCGCTGCGCAACCAACCTACGTTTACAGCGCCCCCGTGTTTGCACCACAGGGGGGACAGGCCGTTGGCGGCATAGGCATTGTTTTTGATTCCCTGCCGCAGTTTGCGGACATGCTGGGCGATACTTTGCCCAAGAATGGGGACGGCAAAGTGATTGCCGGGGCGGCAAGCTTTTTTGCCGAGGCGGGCGGAACCCTTGTGGCTGCCAGCGAGCCGCACATGCTCCCCGGCGAAAGCTGTGAGCTGCGGCCCCAGTGGGTGGCCCTTGGGCAGGGCGAATGCACCTCGCAGCTCGAATCTGTGGATGGCGTGCTGTATGCCGTGGGTTGCGCCCGCTCGCGCGGCTACCGCGAATACAAGCGCGATGGGCGCTACGCCAACGATGTACTCTGCGTTGTGCGGCTGCCCATTTAG
- the thiM gene encoding hydroxyethylthiazole kinase, with product MECFGEILDMVRRQSPVVHSITNYVTVNDCANIILAAGGSPIMADDAAEVEQIVGLSSALVLNIGTLNTRTAASMLVAGKRANALNIPVVLDPVGAGASSLRNETLRTLMQEVRFAVIKGNSSEIRFLAGDKATARGVDADEGSLVSENNLAASARMAMGMCAATGAVIIISGRIDIVAHSKGAWAVSNGDPLMTRITGAGCMTAAVVGCCVGAAPAELPQACLCAMCSMGVAGEIAAENMGAVGGGTGTYRTLLLDAMSSLDGPAITCRGKVQHIA from the coding sequence ATGGAATGCTTTGGGGAAATTCTCGATATGGTGCGCCGCCAAAGCCCCGTGGTGCACAGCATTACAAACTATGTGACAGTCAATGACTGCGCAAATATCATTCTGGCTGCGGGGGGATCGCCCATCATGGCTGATGATGCGGCGGAAGTGGAGCAGATTGTGGGCCTCAGCTCGGCTCTGGTTCTCAATATCGGCACACTCAACACCCGCACGGCGGCGTCCATGCTGGTGGCGGGCAAACGCGCCAATGCCCTGAACATTCCCGTTGTGCTCGACCCTGTGGGCGCTGGCGCTTCCAGCCTGCGCAATGAAACGCTACGCACCCTGATGCAGGAAGTGCGCTTTGCCGTCATCAAGGGCAACAGTTCTGAAATCCGTTTTCTGGCGGGCGATAAAGCCACGGCGCGCGGCGTTGACGCAGATGAAGGCTCGCTGGTTTCAGAGAACAACCTCGCCGCCTCGGCCCGCATGGCCATGGGCATGTGCGCCGCCACTGGTGCGGTTATCATCATCAGCGGGCGCATCGACATTGTGGCCCACTCAAAAGGGGCCTGGGCCGTCAGCAACGGCGACCCGCTCATGACGCGCATCACGGGCGCAGGCTGTATGACTGCCGCCGTGGTGGGCTGCTGCGTGGGCGCTGCCCCGGCCGAGCTGCCGCAGGCCTGCCTGTGCGCCATGTGCTCCATGGGCGTGGCCGGGGAGATCGCCGCAGAAAATATGGGGGCCGTGGGCGGCGGCACAGGCACCTACCGCACTCTGCTGCTGGATGCCATGAGTTCCCTTGACGGCCCCGCCATCACCTGCCGGGGCAAGGTACAGCACATAGCCTGA